Within Xiphias gladius isolate SHS-SW01 ecotype Sanya breed wild chromosome 14, ASM1685928v1, whole genome shotgun sequence, the genomic segment GTTATTGTGAGAAGTAACACCGTTTCGATTAAAGGTTTTACAGTTCAAACAAGCTAAATGTGATAATTCACAGCCACAAGAGTGCTGtctgcatgtaaacatactgCAACCTACACGACACGACCTACACTGCCAGAGTTCAAATATAAGAGCAACATTTTCTTGTTGAACAGTTAAAACGAAACACACTTAAAGGTTCTCAACTTGAACTGATAACAttatatcacacacatacacacttttcaTCCGCATACAtcaggtttgtgtttttaactttgaGCTTGAATAGCTGTTAACTGAGTGTAACACTGCATTGTATAGAGCACTGTACATAATTGTCATACATTAGTAGAGGTAAATGGACTAAAAATTGAAACTCAAAGCACCCTTTCAGGATGATATGGtcacatgttaaaaaaaataataataaaataaaattctttgtTTAGGTTAACAAAATCTGCAGAATGTCTGCATTTAGGGTCTATTTCAGTTAAAAGTgtatcaaaaaaatattcatggaGCCAATTTTTTCAAAAACGAAATGAGTTTACCAGCAAACGTCAAGTCAAACAAGCCTGTGGGAGAGATGAGACAGAGACATGTTACATGTTTAGGAGTGTACTTAAGGGCATAACAGTGTAAAATAATCTAAGACTGTGAATGGATGGATCACTAACAATGATGGCAGCATTGCGCTAATCACAACCATGTACCTTGGCTATAATTCCTCCTGATCCACCCGCTCCACCTTCTCTTCTACTTTGCTGACTGCTGCGTCTGCAGCGGTGTCCTCTATATGAGCCAACATGTCAGCCATAAGGGCTTCCTCAAGCCGCCTCCTCACATTCTGCACCAGGTCCTCCTGCTTCCTGGAGGACatagacaaggaaaaaaataaaagctagcGCTAATTAAAACAAACCTATCATTGCAAAGACTTGATAATGATGAAAAAGATTTTGTCAACAGTCTCGCAAGTAATGTAATGTGTGCACACCAATTTAATGTGTTCAGTCATTGTGCACAATCTTTACTTAGTTGTTCTAAATAATATCATCTGAGGGCCACCAAACCACAAAGCAGTGCAATTTAAGCCTGAGCAGTTTTGGCATGAGTGACTGCAGGGTCAGTTCCCCTAATCCTGGCAGTGTCTCGGAACTCGTCACCCACTGAATTTGACATGAACGCAGAAACATCAGTTAAGTAGGGTGTGTAATGTGTCAGAATCTGTCACAGCCCCCATTTAGTCAGACTATGTACAACATGATGGAGGCTTATTTAGCTGTAAGATAATTCAGTTATGAGCAACCCATTTTGACTGTCCTATCCAAGGACTCTTGATCTCCCCATTGCAATAGTGACTCCAGTTCACCAGTGGATTAAAAAAGTCCTTTAAATGGATAATAAATGCAAGTGTCAAcgcatttaaataaaataaaaaaaactaaacacaatgtattgtgtatgtgtatttgtgtattttacagtaCATCATATAGTAGGCCTTTTGGTGGAACATCAAAATAATAGGAGAGGCTATTGATAATTTTAAAAGcatcaattttaaaatcaatacacgtaaaaagaaaagagggaaaagccTTCAAAAAAGACAGTGACAGGGGGTAGAAGCAGAGACAACAAAACAGTACCAGCTTGGTAGCTATTTAAGTTGACCCctgataaaaacatttacttaaaagAAAGCCACCAGCCTAGTGTCAATTCCCAAATACATTCTTGATACTGATCAACTACAATGCAGAAACTACAGCTGTGTTGCATGTGTCAAGATCTTACCTGATGTCATCATCAGTGACTACGAAGGCTTTGCAAAGAGGCTGCGCTGTGTTGAGCCAGACTCCAGGATTTTTCTCCACTGCAGCGGTGAGCTGTCCAGTGACAGGTGTATGGCTGGTGTGCAGCGCACTTGCGATGGAAGAAAGCAAGGTTTTCTCTGAACAAGCAGGCCCAACACCTACAGTGAGGTAAAAAGCAGAGACACAGGTCAAACCTGTTGAAAATTCGTACCTCGAATTATATACGGCAGTCATGTTTTTAGGTTACTCTCACCCTGTAAACCTTTAGGGAGATCCATAGTTTTCACCAGTTCCTCTGCAATATCAAATGCATTTAAGCCGCTCAACTTCTTCTCCCAGAACAGCTGAAGATTGaagcaaaccaaaaaacaaagaagtttTGAGCAAAATTTTCCCCAAACCGAAAATATGCATCATTGTGTAATTTATAAGATTATCTGTACTAGGGTAAATAAATCCACCAGTATTCTCTTTGAAAAATTGGAAAAGCCAAAACCGAGTCACGACAAATCACCAGGCTTTCAACTCTGTGCAAATTACTCAAATAATTTGCAGGTACAAAAATTTCCTTTGACTCACTTGCATTTTTATAGGATTAATAGcaacaattttactgtttactaacaaagctaaaaaaaaattttttaaagcatACTAAACAGAAGAACTGAAATGTGCATGTTTTCTGCCTTCTGGCTTACTTGTTTGGGTTGGTCCACGGCCTTCTGCGGGTCGGCCTTCACCTTGTTGTTGGGGTGATTTGTTACCTTGGTCACTGGTTGTTTGAAGATGGATGCTGTCTGTCGAACTGGTAGTGTTGTGTTTAAATCAGGTTTTGCCTTTAAGAGAAACATGACTGACTGAAAATTCTGATAACTAGCTTTTATCAATTTTCtacaataataaaagaaaacttttt encodes:
- the mbd3a gene encoding methyl-CpG-binding domain protein 3a; this encodes MERKSLPVKCILNKPQIVRGLGSNLHTDVNASHSWAGLTKVQRSRHKHLYINHQIRAKPDLNTTLPVRQTASIFKQPVTKVTNHPNNKVKADPQKAVDQPKQLFWEKKLSGLNAFDIAEELVKTMDLPKGLQGVGPACSEKTLLSSIASALHTSHTPVTGQLTAAVEKNPGVWLNTAQPLCKAFVVTDDDIRKQEDLVQNVRRRLEEALMADMLAHIEDTAADAAVSKVEEKVERVDQEEL